In Beijerinckia indica subsp. indica ATCC 9039, the genomic window GATCATCTGATCATCGGGAAACAGGGCCACGCCAGCCTGAAAAGCCTGCAATTGATCTGACCAGCCTCGGATAAGGCTTCTGCAATAGTTTGCTTGATCTATCGGCTCTCGGCGGATCGGCTCTTCTCGATGACCCGCGTCGAGAGCCGAAGTCGCCCCTAATGCGCGATGAAAGCAAACGCATGATCGATGACAGAACTTTGGCCGAGGATCTGCGGAAGACCCTTCAGACCGGGGGTTTTGTCTTGCATTATCAGCCAATTTTTGCCGTCGAGACCGGAGAAATCGTCAGCGTCGAAGCCCTCTTTCGCTGGACCCATCGCGACTATGGCGAGATCGCACCCGATCGCGCGATTGCCTTGACCGAAGCCTGTGACTTGATCATTCCCCTGGGGGAATGGGTGCTGCGGCGCGCCTGTGATGAGGCGCGTCAATGGCCGTTCCTCGATCTCTGCGTCAATGTTTCGCCCCTCCAATTGCGGCACAAAGGCTTTCTTGCCTCCCTCGACCGCATTGTCGCTGAAACCGGTTTCGATCCCTCGCGTCTGGTTCTCGAGGTCACGGAAAATCATCCCCTGCATTATGATGCAGCGACGCTCCGGCTGCTGGCGCAATTGCGCCAGCGCGGGATCAGACTGGCGCTCGACGATTTCGGTTCCGGTCACGCCAGCTTTGATACGTTGCGGGATTTTCCTTTCGACAAGCTCAAGATTGACCGCTCCTTCATCGCCTCCTCACTGACCAGCCTCGAGGACCGTTTGATGCTCCAGGCCATCGTGCGGGCCGGCGTGACCTGCGGCCTCATTGTGACGGCCGAAGGGGTTGAGACCAAGGAGCAGAATGCCCTGCTCCAGCGCCTCGGATGCGATGAATTACAAGGGTTTCTCTTCTCCCCGGCTGTTCCGCCCGTTGACCTCATGGCGCTCCTCAACCGTCAAAAGAGCGCGAGCCAGAAACGGAACCTTTCGGGGATCGATCCGATGCATTGGCGCAATTTCAATTCAGCAGAAACTCGCCGCCCACAGCCCGGATTTCCGCCGGCTTAAGCAATTTTGAATGCCCCACCGTCACGCTATAGAGGGCGCCATCCAGTCTATTTTGCCAGAAATTCAGGAATTTCAGCAGAGTGGGAAATTCTGGGGCAATATCATAATCTTGCCAGATATAAGTTTGGAGCAGCATGGGGTAATCCGGCAGACGGTAGAGAATTTCCGCTGTGGCCAAGCCATAGCCGCCGAGCTGCCTCAGCCTTTCCTCGAATGTCACGACGTCTTCATTCTTGAGCCGATCCGCCATATTCGACCTCCATTTCAGCAAAACCAAGCTTGCCAAGCGGCGATGTTTCGTCTAGGAGACGCTACAGCCATGTCATGGCATAATTCCCGTTCTGCGCCTTTCATCATCGCAGGTGGGAATCAGACCAATCAAAAACCTTGCCGTTTTAATCCCCTTTCGAGCCCGCGCCTCATTGCTGGCGCGGGTCCTGTGCTGCGGCATCCCGTTCAGGATCTTGATCCTAAACTCTATACGATTGATTTAAGGCTGTCTTCCGTATCGACATCGACGAGGATGCCAGCATTCTCGACTGGCCATTCAAGCACATCCTGACTCCCGCTCTCGATCAGACGCCGCGCA contains:
- a CDS encoding EAL domain-containing protein — encoded protein: MIDDRTLAEDLRKTLQTGGFVLHYQPIFAVETGEIVSVEALFRWTHRDYGEIAPDRAIALTEACDLIIPLGEWVLRRACDEARQWPFLDLCVNVSPLQLRHKGFLASLDRIVAETGFDPSRLVLEVTENHPLHYDAATLRLLAQLRQRGIRLALDDFGSGHASFDTLRDFPFDKLKIDRSFIASSLTSLEDRLMLQAIVRAGVTCGLIVTAEGVETKEQNALLQRLGCDELQGFLFSPAVPPVDLMALLNRQKSASQKRNLSGIDPMHWRNFNSAETRRPQPGFPPA
- a CDS encoding usg protein — protein: MADRLKNEDVVTFEERLRQLGGYGLATAEILYRLPDYPMLLQTYIWQDYDIAPEFPTLLKFLNFWQNRLDGALYSVTVGHSKLLKPAEIRAVGGEFLLN